In Calliopsis andreniformis isolate RMS-2024a chromosome 6, iyCalAndr_principal, whole genome shotgun sequence, a single genomic region encodes these proteins:
- the Pld gene encoding phospholipase D, translating to MKKFMNILLSCSIIAIMSDNVSNEEKNGNYNLDHLISHDSEYDDTLCVPDSLEITVNDNDSSGNAQTTEDSDNRECLGVIPFSAIHDLPKKFKSQNRNIYIPGEEVHVKIIDYERSVTTHPLNPNLYTIEFRHGPFRWTIRRRYKHIQNLHNQLKIYRASLVIPFPTKSHKERRNSLKSLGEAKEKKGRRGALPRFPNKPDVLVPYEQLDHRRKVLEDYLANLLRIKLYLHHPETISFMEISHLSFIADLGVKGKEGLILKQTGSGARTRCNFCGLLEGMCCIRCNRFCTSLCGKWHSRHLVVKDTFITYISPKDGSIKSVILMDNGFGISFGMYTTGLRNGMQIANLNRHIVIKCWTRRKAKEWMEFIQEISNNEGRDFIQSNPHNSFAPYRSSIPATWFVDGSSYMSAVADALENAKEEIFIADWWLSPEIYMKRPALNSDYWRLDKILQRKALEGIKVFVMIYKEVEVALGINSFYSKQKLVETCSDNIKVLRHPDHARVGVFLWAHHEKIVVVDQSIAFLGGIDLCYGRWDTNEHRLVDLGSIHHSSIYIPSKGRFTNTSTKKVSSSKTQKHVFLPLAVATNTIVMATTRSIPVMPMMRNTATMSLTLPQLDPSDLMLMQLPENDSMKCNTPTTERKNLFGMAKDTMGKVKQNIKLKRQEFINMVYNPNEGSSDEEDTVDSGTVQTSVELCTPMVYDEIDAPSEYSHTAKLWLGKDYTNFIVKDFNDLEKPYQDLVDRSTTPRMPWHDIGVMVQGASARDVARHFIQRWNAIKMEKAKLNTCYPFLLPKSYKDCKSYAPFVDSSAIHNVDCQVLRSVSSWSAGFLDPQTLEQSIQEAYINAISKAERYIYIENQFFITLASMERSAVKNRIGETLLKRILRAHREGAVFRVFVIMPLLPGFEGEVGGPSGTALRAITHWNYASISRGRDAILNRLIEAGIEDPSEYITFHGLRTNAMLNGTLVTELIYVHSKLLIVDDNTVICGSANINDRSMIATRDSEIAVIIRDREFEDGRMNDIPFPCGKFAGSLRKQLISEHLGLFKTNENIDINDIIKNSFYRDVWCARSNQNTEIYEEVFHCIPTDKVINFSMLRQYQDEEPLCSSDPLLAQEMVEKIKGHLVNMPQKFLCNEDLKPAASTVEGIMPTALWT from the exons ATGAAAAAGTTTATG AATATATTATTGTCgtgcagtataatagcaataatgtctGACAACGTATCAAATGAAGAGAAAAATGGGAACTATAATCTAGATCATTTAATATCCCATGACTCTGAGTATGATGATACATTATGTGTACCTGATTCTTTGGAAATTACTGTTAATGATAACGATAGTAGTGGAAATGCCCAAACTACGGAAGATTCTGATAATAGAG AATGTCTTGGTGTGATACCTTTCTCTGCCATCCATGATTTACCCAAAAAATTCAAAAGCCAGAACCGTAATATTTACATCCCTGGTGAAGAAGTGCATGTAAAAATCATAGATTATGAACGTAGTGTGACCACACATCCTCTAAATCCAAATTTATATACCATTGAATTTCGTCATGGCCCATTTAGATGGACAATAAGAAGACGATATAAACATATCCAAAATTTACATAATCAATTGAAAATATATCGTGCTAGCTTAGTTATACCTTTTCCTACCAAAAGTCAcaaagaaagaagaaatagtTTAAAGAGTTTAGGGGAAGCAAAAGAGAAAAAAGGTCGCAGAGGTGCGTTACCaag GTTTCCAAATAAACCTGATGTTTTAGTACCTTATGAACAGTTAGATCATAGGAGAAAAGTATTAGAAGACTACCTAGCTAATTTATTAAGAATTAAGCTTTATTTGCACCATCCTGAAACT ATCAGTTTTATGGAAATCTCTCACTTATCATTCATAGCAGATTTAGGGGTAAAGGGCAAAGAAGGTCTCATTTTGAAACAAACAGGGTCAGGTGCAAGAACCAGATGTAACTTCTGTGGTCTGCTCGAAGGCATGTGTTGTATTAGATGTAACAGATTTTGTACATCTCTATGTGGTAAATGGCACTCTCGACACCTTGTGGTTAAAGATACATTTATAACATATATTAGTCCCAAAGATGGCAGCATAAAATCAGTAATTTTAATGGATAATGGTTTTGGTATCAGTTTTGGAATGTATACAACAGGCTTGAGAAATGGTATGCAGATAGCAAATCTTAATAGGCACATAGTAATTAAATGTTGGACTAGACGAAAAGCCAAAGAATGGATGGAATTTATACAAGAAATTAGTAACAATGAAG GTCGAGATTTTATACAATCTAATCCACACAATTCATTTGCACCTTATCGTTCATCTATACCTGCCACCTGGTTCGTGGATGGATCAAGTTACATGTCTGCCGTAGCAGATGCATTAGAAAATGCTAAGGAAGAAATTTTTATTGCAGACTGGTGGTTGTCACCTGAGATTTATATGAAAAGGCCAGCACTTAATAGCGATTATTGGAGACTGGATAAAATCTTACAAAGAAAAGCT TTGGAAGGCATAAAAGTATTTGTAATGATCTATAAGGAGGTAGAAGTTGCACTAGGCATAAACAGCTTTTACAGTAAACAAAAGCTTGTTGAGACATGCTCTGACAATATAAAAGTACTGCGTCACCCAGATCATGCAAGGGTGGGTGTATTTCTTTGGGCTCATCATGAAAAAATTGTAGTTGTTGACCAAAGCATTGCATTTCTTGGTGGCATTGATTTATGTTATGGTCGATGGGACACTAATGAACATAGATTAGTAGATTTAG GATCAATTCATCACTCTAGTATTTACATCCCGTCAAAAGGTAGATTTACTAATACCAGTACTAAAAAGGTGTCCAGTTCTAAGACACAAAAGCATGTTTTTTTACCGCTAGCCGTCGCAACTAATACAATTGTTATGGCTACTACTAGATCTATACCCGTAAT GCCAATGATGAGGAATACAGCGACAATGTCATTGACACTACCACAATTAGATCCTAGTGATTTAATGTTGATGCAATTGCCAGAAAACGATAGCATGAAATGTAATACACCAACTACAGAGCGAAAGAATCTATTTGGTATGGCAAAAGATACTATGGGCAAAGTAAAgcagaatataaaattaaaaagacaAGAATTCATTAATATGGTGTACAATCCAAACGAAGGAAGCAGTGATGAAGAAGATACGGTAGATag TGGCACAGTACAAACTTCAGTTGAACTTTGTACACCAATGGTATATGACGAAATTGATGCACCTtcagaatattcgcatacagccAAATTATGGCTTGGAAAAGACTATACAaattttattgttaaagattttaACGATCTCGAGAAACCCTATCAAGATTTAGTAGACAGAAGTACGACTCCTAGAATGCCATGGCATGATATAGGAGTCATGGTTCAAGGTGCATCAGCCAGGGATGTTGCTAGACATTTTATTCAACGTTGGAATGCAATTAAA ATGGAAAAGGCAAAATTGAATACATGTTATCCATTTCTACTTCCAAAATCATATAAAGATTGTAAAAGCTATGCCCCATTCGTTGATAGTAGTGCTATACATAATGTGGACTGTCAAGTACTACGTTCAGTCAGCTCATGGTCTGCTGGTTTCTTAGACCCTCAAACTTTGGAGCAAAGTATACAAGAGGCTTATATAAATGCTATCAGTAAAGCAGAAAG gtatatatatatagaaaatCAATTCTTTATAACACTTGCATCTATGGAACGAAGTGCCGTGAAAAATCGTATAGGAGAAACACTGCTCAAACGCATTTTAAGAGCTCACAGAGAAGGTGCAGTATTTAGGGTATTTGTAATAATGCCTCTACTACCAGGCTTTGAAGGTGAAGTTGGAGGACCAAGTGGTACAGCATTGCGTGCTATAACTCATTGGAATTATGCTTCAATATCAAG GGGTAGAGATGCTATTCTGAATCGGTTAATTGAAGCAGGAATAGAAGACCCTAGCGAATACATCACATTCCATGGGTTAAGAACAAATGCAATGTTAAATGGCACATTAGTGACAGAGCTAATTTATGTTCATAGTAAACTACTAATTGTAGATGATAATACAGTCATTTGTGGTTCAGCTAATATTAACGACCGAAGCATGATAGCGACAAGAGATAGTGAAATTGCAGTAATAATTCGA GACCGAGAGTTTGAAGATGGGAGAATGAACGATATACCGTTCCCATGTGGTAAATTTGCAGGGTCATTAAGGAAGCAATTAATttctgaacatttaggattattCAAAACAAATGAGAACATAGACATAAATGACATAATAAAAAATTCATTCTACAGAGATGTGTGGTGTGCTAGAAGTAATCAGAATACAGAAATCTATGAAGAAGTATTTCATTGTATCCCTACAGATAAAGTGATTAATTTTTCAATGTTAAGACAGTACCAAGACGAAGAACCTCTATGTTCATCGGATCCACTTTTAGCACAAGAAATGGTTGAGAAGATTAAG GGTCACTTGGTAAATATGCCACAGAAATTTTTATGCAATGAGGATCTGAAACCTGCTGCTAGCACAGTAGAAGGTATAATGCCGACAGCACTATGGACATAG